CGAGCGTACACGGCTCGCTATGCAAGCGCCCCCCCGGATGACTGCCGCCGTCCCGCACTCCTCCTACCCGACCGAATGGGCAGGAGGGAAGAACCCCAGCTCAGTGGTGGCTTCGGCAAACTCTTCGTGGAAGGCAGAGGGCTCCTGCTGGAGCTCCTCCAGCGACGGTGCAAGACGGGCGTACGGCTCCGTGGACTTCACCGACGAGTAGCCGAAAAGCTGCATCAGATCCCTCGACGTGTACCCCAGGAGCATCAGCCACGAGGCGCAGGTGTGCCGCGTGCAGTTCGTGAAGTTGAGCTCCTCATCGAGCCCAGTCTTCCGCACGTACCGCTTCACGGTGCGCGAGAGGCGCCGTGTGTCAATCTGCTCCGACCGTGCCCCACCGAAGAGGAAGTCGGAATCCGCATTGCCTTCGGCAGCCCCCTTCGCTACCTCCAGGGCCATTGAACACAGCGGGATTTTTCGGTCGTAGTCGTCTCCTTCGTAGTCGAAGTGAGCCGGGTTGGGCTCCTTATTGGGGGCAGGGACCTGGAGCGTCTCCTCATCGAAGTCGACATGCCGGACCCGCACGTGCTTCAGCTCCCCGGGGCGGAGGCCCGTCGCCGTGGCAAACTTCAAGGGCGGGAGCACCCAGATCAACTCGTTCTCCTTGATCCCCTTCCGACCCTCCATCTGGGAACGCCTCTCGTAGTCCGCTTCGATGGCGTAGGTGAGCTCGGCAAACTCTTGGGGGGAGAGGTAGGGGCGCTCCACTGCGGGCGGCTCCGGGCGCTCTACGTCCTGCATGGGGTTCTGCCCAGGGCGGATGTGCTCCTCGCCCACGAGCCACTCGTAGAAGGCGTTTAGCCGAGAGTACATGCTCACCCTGTAGGCGTCAGATATGGAGGGGCGCCCCAGGTACTCGCGGATGGTTTCTGGGCGCACGTCCTCCGGTGTGTCTACGAGCAGGGGCGTGTGATCCTGGAAGAAGGTCCCGAGCGTTCCACGAAGCGTGCGACGGGTATTGTCCGTGAGCCCCTGACGGTTGATGTACCGACCGGCAGCTTCCTTCCAGGGGATCCCTCCAGCTCCGTTGTCCTCGTCTGCCTCGTCACGTGCGCCTCTGCCCGCGTCGTCACCTCCTTGTGGGGAGCTCCCTGTGTTCTCTGTCTCGTCCGTGTTGCCTGTGTCGTTGGAGTCTGTATCGCTGGGGTACGTCATGTGGGCCTCTCATGTGTGAGTGAAAAAGTGGATCCGCATGGACACAAGGGGTGTCCTGCTCGCGAGATGTTTGTCGCGGCGCGGCACTCACCATGGTAGGCAGAGGTCAAGCCAAGTGAATGAACCAGGCATGATTTAAAGTAGGCCCGAAAATAGCAATAAAGTGCAGGTCATAAGTATGGCTTACCTGTCATGGCGCGTGATGAAAGCCTCTGTTTAACGGAGCTGAAGGGCATTATTAAGTCCAAATGCTCTGTATTTTCGGTGCATAGAACCCCGGGGTCAAAATCATCAAAGGGGGGGTGGGTTCGGCGTTGTCTAATGTGCTCAGAGACTAACTTCAATACGTCAGTTTCGGGCCTATATTAACGATCATCTAAACATATTATGTGAGAGTTTTTTTCGTCGGTAAAAATCTGTTGGACCAGTTATCCTATTCTTTGCAATTCATGTCATCAACATCCGGTTGCGGTCGCAGATGTAGAAGGTATGTTGGGGCTACCTGATCGCGGGACCACGGCTTCGGTCACTTGCTACTTCACCTATTTCCGGCACACGCAGAGATCATGATAGACGCACCCCCAGGCGCACGTTATGAGACACCCTCCATGACCCCGTCAGATTTGGCGGAGCGGGCACGCAATCTCCGGGAAGAGTCGGGCCTCACGCAGCGGGATCTTGCAGACAAGATCGAGTGCTCCCCCTCGACGATCTCGAAGGCGGAAAACTACCACAAGGGCGACGGGATGATCAGCGCCCGCATCACCATCATAGAGACGCTGACCGATGAGAAAGTGGAAGGGCCCTTTTACGGGTAATGGGACAAAACCCTCCGGCGAAATGCGCCCACGCCATTCCGAAGCAGGGAAAATCCGGGGGTGTTTGGTTTATACGGACCCGTTACCCCTGGAAGATCAGTCCTGTCTCGTCGTCGTACGGGCTCGGCTCGGTTAGCGCCACTACCTGCTCGACGTTATCGGTCCCTACCTCGACTTCTTGGGTGACGAAGCGATCCGAGTACTGATCGTAGCGGTAGCTGGGGACGGAAACGGTGTGTTGCGTGGTCGCCTGCTGGAAGGCCCGGTAGCCCTCGTACTGGTCTTGCACGTCATCTTCGGAGACGAACACCTCAACCTGTGGGCCAATGATCCGGCTTTGCCAGCGGGCAGTGTCGGTCTCGTCCTCGTCCTGCGCAGTTTGTGGACGAATGAGCCAGTGCTGCCGAAACTCCTGGCGAAGGGACTCCTGGTTGCGCTCTGCCTGATCGGAAAAGCTCAGCGGCTCGCTGTAGACGGCGTTTGTGCGCTCCTTGAGGTCGAGCTTCGTCAGGCGCTGTCCCTCTTGTAGCTCTTCGTCGGTTTGGAGCAGGGCATCGGAGGCTCGCCACCCTTCTCCAGGCGAGAGGGTGCCGTAGGGAGCCGGGTACAGGGTGCCGTCGCGAAGAGGACGAATGAGGTGCAGGGTGCCGTCCGAGTCGCCAAAACGGCTTAGGCGCCCAGTGCGCTGCGCGAGGCGGTCGATGGGGCACAACTCGCTGACCATCACCGGGGCGCTGACGTTGAGGCTCATCTCGCCGATCTGTGTCATCACCGCGACCCCTTCGTTACTGCCGTCACTGCCGCCGTCCCCAAGCATTGCCCGGATCGCCTGCTCTTTGCTAGCTTTGTGGGGTTCGGTGAAGCGGCTGTGGTAGAGCACGAGGTCGTCTCGGTGCCGCGCAAGGAGGCGGTAGTACGCCGCTGCCCGAGCCACGGTGTTGGCGTAGACGATCAGCCTTGGCGCCTCACGGGCAGTGTCAATGAGCCACTGCATATCCTCAGGTTCTGCTCCATCCTGATCGGGCTCCTCCACACCGTGAACGGACACAATCTCCACGGTGGTGTCGGCGGTAGTTGTATCGAGCGGGGAAGGAGGGTCCTCGCGGTCGGGAAAGTAGACGCTCAGGTGCTCGTCAGGCAGGGTGGCACTCATGACCAGCACGGGGACTTCTAACTCCCGCAAGACCGCCATCATCGTCTCGATGTTGGCCTGCACCACGTCGTCGTAGAAGTCACACTCGTCGATGATGAGGGCGCTGTGGGCGAGGTTGGCGAAGCGGAGATGGTCTTCCTCACGTCGCCCGGTGAGGCAGGCAAGCACCTGATCGATAGTGGTGACGGTCAGTGGGTACAGAAACTGACGCGCCATTGACAGCCGCTCGAAGAGCCGATCTGCGCCATCGAGGTGCTGCCACGCGCTAGAGTGATAGAGCCCGCTTGTGACATGCGATTCGGTGTCTGCGGCGAGCGAGGAGGCGGTGAACCGGGTGGGCAGAGCGATGATGGCACGGCGGGCCCGCTGACTGCGGACCTGCTCACGGGCCCAGAGGAGTGACGCAGCGGTCTTGCCGGAGCCGGTCTCTGAGCGCAGCGCAAGTGTCGGCTTGTCGGCGTGCTCCAACGCTGCCTCCTGCACCGGACGGTAGTGCGGCGTGCCGTCTTCGCCTGTGTAAGGGAAGTGGTACCGGAAGGGGCGCAGGGGAAGCGGGTCGGGAGCGTCCGGGGCCTCGATTTGGCTTGCGCGGCGGTCGGCGAGCTGAAGAAGCGCCCGAACCACGTCGTATTCGTAGCGCTGACGCACCAGCGCGGAGAAGTCTTTGTGGCGCCCGTTACGCTGCTGCTGGCGCATCTCCTGCCAGTACCTCGTGTGGTCGTCGTAGCCAGAACCTCCGGTGGTCCAGCGGTCCTCGTGGGCCCATGAGAGCTTGTTGTGGTGAGCGCCGATGGCGACCCGAGACGGGTCATCGAGCGTTGCGCTCTCGTCGCCGTCGATGGTGCGCAGAGAGGCGAGCTCGTGCCGCAGCCCGACCTTCCGAAGCCGATCCTCCTCTGCGCATCGCTGCCAGCGGTCGTGGGCCTTGCCCCGGTCGTGGTGGACGGCGGCTTGGAGCAGTCGCTCTCGCAAGTCTGCGCCGGTCAAACGATGATACTTTACGTGGTACCGCAGACGAGCGAGGATGGACTCTGCCTCCGCCACCACGTCTTCCGTGTGCTCTTGAAGCGTAAGGGGCGGATCTGTCTTGGCAAGCGCGTAATCATTCATTCGACAGCTGCATGATTATCTGCGGGATGAGGTTGACACCACAAAGGGACGATTCAAACGGAGGCGACACGCGCAAGGCGCTACGCTGCTACAACGACTTTCAACACCTAAAGGGTACGATTTAAGCACGTATTGAGATCGATCTCCCACCCGAACCGCTCACCTTTCGACACCAAGACGGTACGATTTAGACCGCATTTTTTGCAGAATGTCTGTCCGGTACTCCTCCTTTCTACACCTGAACAGTGCGATTCAAACTCGCCGTCCCCTTTCGCTCCGCGTCCTGGTACGTCATCTTTCAACACCATAACGGTACGATTAAAACGACCTTGCCCGCAGCGTCCAGGATCTTCTGCTGCGCCTTTCAACACCACAAAGGTACGATTTAGACTGAACCGTGAATCAGCGCGGTTCAACGTGGTGGCGTGCTTTCAACACCTCAACGGTATGATTTAAACCCGTCGCGGCAAAGCGCGTCTTCCCGCATCCTTCCTTTCAACACCTCAAAGGTACGGTTCAAGAGTCTAGGAGGTAGTTTGTCACCACGATATCGATGTTCTTTCAACACCTCAACGGGACGATTCAAACTACGAGGCGCTGGCAAACGGCAGGGCGCCCAATGGTCTTTCAACACCTCAACGGTACGATTCAAACGCCGTTCTCGCTACGACCGACTCGATCCTGTACCGCTTTCAACACCACAAAGGGACGATTCAGACCTTTGAGATAGCCGCTACGCGCTGCTCCTCCGAGCGCTTTCAACACCTCAATGGTACGATTCAAACGCGTTACGGACACAGTACACTGGCCCGTGCCGTCCTTTCAACACCTCAACGGTACGATTCAGACCGTACTGGAACGCCTCGGCGTCCACGTAATCGGCGATCTTTCGACACCTTAATAGTACGATTCAAACGCGACGGCTGCGACAGCCGCAACGACTGCCGTAACCTTTCAACACCATGAAGGGGCGATTCAGACTCCATCCAAGTGCGACTCTACCAGACAATCAAGCTCTTTCAACACCTTGACAGTACGATTTAGGCTTCTCCACGAGAATGGGTATATCAAAATCTTCGCCCTTTCAACACCGCAAGGGGACGATTTAGACTCTTCGGCGTGCAGGCTTCCTCGTCGTCAAACTCCATCTTTCAACACCTCAATGGGGCGATTCAAATCGTTGAGCACGTTCTGATCCCGCTCAGGATACTAAAATTTTCAACACCAAAATGGTGCGATTCAGGTCTCCGTCGAGGACTGGGTAAAGCTGTCCGTACAGCATCTTTCAACACCAAAAGGGTACGATTCAAACCGTGATGATCGACGTGCTCAAGAACCTGCAAGGCGTCTTTCAACACCTCGACGGTACGATTCAAACTGGATCATGCCTTGGGGGACCTTCAGGGCTTCCTGCTTTCAACACCTCAACGGTACGATTCAAACGATCGTAACACACGAGATCGGACATGTCCTGGGAATCTTTCAACACCTCAAAGGGACGATTCAGACCCTGTGGCGCCCATGGGTCGTACGAGCCCCGCATGTACTTTCAACACCTCAACGGTACGATTCAAACGGTCCCTACGAGAAGCAGGGCACCGACTACCTGTACTTTCAACGCCTCAATGGGACGATTCAAACCGGCTGAAGGCAGCGGCGAAGCGAAAGCAGAAGATCAACTTTCAACACCTCAATGGGACGATTCAAACAATCTGCCGCTCGATCTTTCGAAGGTCCTCGGTGGCCTTTCAACACCTCAATGGGACGATTCAAACCTGCTTCACCAGGTCGAGAGCGTGGCGGTCGTGGACCTTTCAACACCTCAATGGGACGATTCAAACCCTACCAGTTCGTCTCAGAAGCCGATTTTCTGGAGGCTTATCAGGCATCTGAGGGTTGTAGACGGAATATCTGGTCATAACACAGGAAAATTGTCGTCACCCTCCCGCGGTTTTTACGCCACCGGAGGGGGACGAGGTTGTGCGGTAAGCATACGAGGTGCTACTCTGCCTCTGTGAAATGCTCCACGTTGCCCAGCGCGTCTCGTTGCAAGTAGATCAAGGGAGTTTATGAGCTAAATTCTATCCTTGAAATAAGCAGTTCTGCGAGATTCGAGCGCTCCTTTGATCGCCCGATGGTACGATTCATGCATTCCATAGGACATCCAGCTCGTCGCGATACGCCTCGTTTCAACGCCACAAAGGGACGATTCAAGCCATTGAGCACGTTCTGCTCCCGTTCAGGATAGTAGAACTTTCAACACCACAAAGGGACGATTCAGACTTGGGCATAGGCTCAAGGGCTTGGTCAAAAGGGCGCTTTCAACACCTCAACGGTACGATTCAGACTGATGCCGGGAGCTTCGTCCATGACAAATAGCATGTGCTTTCGACACCTCAAGGGTACGATTCACGCGACGGACAACCTGTCCCGGAGCTGGTGGGGCAACTACTTTCAACACCTCATCGGGACGATTTAGACGAGGACTGGGTGGTCCATGTCACCGACCTGCACGCCTTTCAACACCTCAAGGGGATAATTCAAACTGCTGACGCAGTAATGACGAACGAGTTCGCGCAGTTCTTCCAACACCTCGAAGGTACGATTCAGACGATCTTCGTGCCGGGTCGGTGTTCGGGTTTAGCCATCTTTCAACGCCTCAAAGGTACGATTCAGACCTGAGGCCCGAAAAGAGGCGTTTAAGGCAGTAGGCCCTTTCAACACCTCAAAGGGACGATTCAGATGAGAAAAGATTGAATAAACGTGGTCTTTCCGCAGCCCTTTCAACACCTCAAAGGGACGATTCAGATCAAGGCGATCCGCGACCAGCGCGTCGGCCACGACCACTTTCAACACCTCAAAGGGACGATTCAGATTGCGCTCCCGCCCCGCTGAGATCGGACTCGTAAGCCGCTTTCAACACCTCAAAGGGACGATTCAGATCCTGCCAGTTCGCCTCAAAAGCCGATTTTTTGGAGGCTTATCAGGCACCTGAGGGTTGTAGGCGCAATATCTGGTCATAACTCGGGGAAATCGTCGTCACCCTCCCCGGGGCTTTTGCGCCACCGGAGGGGGACGAGATTTTGAGGGCTGGGCAGTGAGCTTTTACTCTACCTCTGCAAAGTCCTCCAGATCGTTCAGTGCCTCGAACGTCTCGGCGTAGTCCATGGTCTGTTCGGCACGGTCGATGATTCCCTCGTCGCTGAGGGTGTTGAGTGCACCTTCGTAGGCGGACCGGACGCTGGGGGCCTCGTCCGCCGTGTCGTCCCCCTCGAAGTATGCGGCATCGCGCTCATCGAGCTCCGACTTGAGCCGATCCTGTTCGGTGTCGCCCATGGCGAAGTAGCGGGCTCCCTTCCGGGAGAGTCGCGTGTCGAGCACAATGAACACCTTCTGCGGCTCGCCCGTCGTCGCGTTGCGGGCCTGACTGGCGTAGGCGTTGAGGTACCGGGTCGCCTCCACGAAGAGACGTGCCCGCCGTTCTCGCTCCTCCAGAGGCGCGTGCCGCACCGTCTCCGTGCCTACGTGCAGGCCCCGTTCTCCGTCGCCGGTGGGCTTGTATTCGTAGCGCTCGGAGGTCGAGAGCGAGCCGCAGTCCAGGTGAAATGCCGCCCGCATGTGGTCCTCCTGGCTCAGCTCCATCGTGGCGATGTTTTGTGAGTCGTCCTGGGTACTGAGGCGGAGCAGGAGGTCGCGCACCGTGTCGCTGGGCTCTAGGGCGACAGCGGGCGTGGCGGAGATCGGTGCCGTGCGGCGCCCCGGCTCGCCCGCGATGTCGGTAATCATAAAGCCCCCCAGGTCCGCCCGCAGGTCCTTCTCGACCATAAAGGTGGTCGCGTCCCCGTTGCTAACGTACGTGTCGTCGGGCGCCTCCGGGTCGGTTTCGTTGAGGCGACCGATGGCTTCGAAGAGCGCGTGGCGCTGCATCTGCCCGGAGATGTAGACCCGGCCATCGGGGCGGCGCTTGATCGCGCTGGCGTTCCCGAGCTCATTTTGCCCGCTGTTGGCGCGGTGCATCTCCATGGGGGCCACGCTTGCTACAAGGATGGACTCAATCGTCATAGGCTTGAGAGAGTACTGGTGTAAATGAAGCGTAAGTGCGTGCCTACCGGGCCGTGTCGCCGGACAGGCTCCATCGGTTACGGAAGGTCGGAGATCGCGTCGTCGAGGTCAGTCGGAGAACTGGCGTCTTCTTGCGGCGGTACATCCGAGGGGTCGGTCTCTCCCGCTTCGGCTGTGGTATCGGGGGCGCCCTGTTCAGGGGCAGGTTCCTCGCCGCTGGCTTGCGGCTTGCCTTCAGTTGCAGTTGCTTGGTCGTCACTGGTGGTGCCTCGAAGGCGCA
This window of the Salinibacter grassmerensis genome carries:
- a CDS encoding tyrosine-type recombinase/integrase, whose protein sequence is MTYPSDTDSNDTGNTDETENTGSSPQGGDDAGRGARDEADEDNGAGGIPWKEAAGRYINRQGLTDNTRRTLRGTLGTFFQDHTPLLVDTPEDVRPETIREYLGRPSISDAYRVSMYSRLNAFYEWLVGEEHIRPGQNPMQDVERPEPPAVERPYLSPQEFAELTYAIEADYERRSQMEGRKGIKENELIWVLPPLKFATATGLRPGELKHVRVRHVDFDEETLQVPAPNKEPNPAHFDYEGDDYDRKIPLCSMALEVAKGAAEGNADSDFLFGGARSEQIDTRRLSRTVKRYVRKTGLDEELNFTNCTRHTCASWLMLLGYTSRDLMQLFGYSSVKSTEPYARLAPSLEELQQEPSAFHEEFAEATTELGFFPPAHSVG
- a CDS encoding helix-turn-helix domain-containing protein — its product is MTPSDLAERARNLREESGLTQRDLADKIECSPSTISKAENYHKGDGMISARITIIETLTDEKVEGPFYG
- the cas3 gene encoding CRISPR-associated helicase Cas3' is translated as MNDYALAKTDPPLTLQEHTEDVVAEAESILARLRYHVKYHRLTGADLRERLLQAAVHHDRGKAHDRWQRCAEEDRLRKVGLRHELASLRTIDGDESATLDDPSRVAIGAHHNKLSWAHEDRWTTGGSGYDDHTRYWQEMRQQQRNGRHKDFSALVRQRYEYDVVRALLQLADRRASQIEAPDAPDPLPLRPFRYHFPYTGEDGTPHYRPVQEAALEHADKPTLALRSETGSGKTAASLLWAREQVRSQRARRAIIALPTRFTASSLAADTESHVTSGLYHSSAWQHLDGADRLFERLSMARQFLYPLTVTTIDQVLACLTGRREEDHLRFANLAHSALIIDECDFYDDVVQANIETMMAVLRELEVPVLVMSATLPDEHLSVYFPDREDPPSPLDTTTADTTVEIVSVHGVEEPDQDGAEPEDMQWLIDTAREAPRLIVYANTVARAAAYYRLLARHRDDLVLYHSRFTEPHKASKEQAIRAMLGDGGSDGSNEGVAVMTQIGEMSLNVSAPVMVSELCPIDRLAQRTGRLSRFGDSDGTLHLIRPLRDGTLYPAPYGTLSPGEGWRASDALLQTDEELQEGQRLTKLDLKERTNAVYSEPLSFSDQAERNQESLRQEFRQHWLIRPQTAQDEDETDTARWQSRIIGPQVEVFVSEDDVQDQYEGYRAFQQATTQHTVSVPSYRYDQYSDRFVTQEVEVGTDNVEQVVALTEPSPYDDETGLIFQG
- a CDS encoding DevR family CRISPR-associated autoregulator, which produces MTIESILVASVAPMEMHRANSGQNELGNASAIKRRPDGRVYISGQMQRHALFEAIGRLNETDPEAPDDTYVSNGDATTFMVEKDLRADLGGFMITDIAGEPGRRTAPISATPAVALEPSDTVRDLLLRLSTQDDSQNIATMELSQEDHMRAAFHLDCGSLSTSERYEYKPTGDGERGLHVGTETVRHAPLEERERRARLFVEATRYLNAYASQARNATTGEPQKVFIVLDTRLSRKGARYFAMGDTEQDRLKSELDERDAAYFEGDDTADEAPSVRSAYEGALNTLSDEGIIDRAEQTMDYAETFEALNDLEDFAEVE